Proteins encoded in a region of the Leptospira montravelensis genome:
- a CDS encoding 30S ribosomal protein S1 — translation MNSTNPSSPKNETTSSFGELLEKWESQSQAQEQENSAGKGTLIEGTVVDVIGDTVFLDIGEKLEARVSREDFSETPKRGEKVSAIIKKRVDGYCVLSKKEADQRVGWETIKDASQNGYPLSGKIVGEVKNKGYLVESEGIQLFLPASHVGVRFKESTEGGKEFSFKIIELNEKTRTGVVSRKTLLDEINGEKWEELLGKVKVGDKVNGKVVKIANFGVFLSVYEVVGLLRQNDISYKKFAPFKQYFNIGAEVEVVVLEVDKENNKLSLGIKQLYEDPWIWAKKELEKGMVVRGIVTSLTNFGAFVELKEGLEGLIHTTELSWAKKPPHPKDVLKKGQEVDSEILDIDFEARRLSLGLKQLLPNPWEALSANVRAGNVLEGKITGITKYGAFVEVESGIEGLIHISDITWDEKEKNPLNLLKKGQSVQYKILDVNLDAQRISCGLKQLSEHPYEALRKKYPPGTLVEGRVKSIVSFGVFVEVEPGYEGLVHISEIPDGRNIKLEDLYKVGDSVRTVVVKIEPNNKKISLSIKDFDKAVEREEMAKYMKEDNQPSRESIGSFMNLNQNR, via the coding sequence TTGAATTCAACCAACCCATCCTCCCCCAAAAATGAGACCACTTCTTCCTTCGGCGAATTATTAGAGAAGTGGGAATCGCAGTCACAAGCACAAGAACAAGAAAACTCCGCAGGTAAAGGTACCCTCATCGAAGGGACTGTCGTTGATGTCATTGGTGATACTGTTTTCCTTGATATCGGAGAAAAATTGGAAGCTCGTGTTTCTCGTGAAGACTTCTCTGAAACGCCAAAACGCGGTGAGAAAGTCAGTGCGATCATTAAAAAGCGGGTCGACGGATACTGTGTCCTCTCCAAAAAAGAAGCGGACCAAAGAGTTGGTTGGGAAACCATCAAAGATGCAAGCCAAAACGGTTATCCTCTTTCCGGTAAAATTGTCGGAGAAGTGAAAAACAAAGGATACCTAGTGGAAAGCGAAGGCATTCAACTTTTCCTTCCTGCCTCTCATGTAGGTGTCAGGTTTAAAGAATCCACTGAAGGTGGAAAAGAGTTTTCATTCAAAATCATTGAACTCAATGAAAAAACAAGAACCGGTGTGGTTTCTCGTAAAACTCTCCTAGACGAAATCAACGGAGAGAAGTGGGAAGAACTCCTCGGCAAAGTAAAGGTTGGGGACAAAGTGAACGGTAAGGTTGTGAAAATTGCCAATTTTGGTGTTTTCCTTTCTGTTTACGAAGTGGTAGGACTTCTCCGCCAAAACGATATTTCTTATAAAAAATTTGCTCCTTTCAAACAATACTTCAACATCGGTGCCGAAGTAGAAGTCGTTGTTTTGGAAGTAGATAAAGAAAATAATAAACTCTCTTTAGGCATCAAACAACTTTACGAAGATCCTTGGATTTGGGCAAAGAAAGAACTCGAAAAAGGAATGGTGGTTCGCGGAATCGTAACTTCTCTTACCAACTTCGGTGCTTTCGTAGAACTCAAAGAAGGTCTCGAAGGCCTCATTCATACTACAGAACTTTCTTGGGCAAAAAAACCACCACATCCAAAAGATGTTTTGAAAAAAGGCCAAGAAGTTGACTCAGAAATTTTAGACATTGATTTCGAAGCTAGACGATTGTCTCTCGGACTCAAACAACTCCTTCCTAACCCTTGGGAAGCTCTCTCTGCTAACGTTCGTGCCGGAAACGTACTCGAAGGTAAAATCACTGGAATCACTAAATATGGTGCTTTCGTTGAAGTAGAAAGTGGAATCGAAGGACTCATTCATATCTCTGACATCACTTGGGATGAAAAAGAAAAGAATCCATTAAACCTCCTTAAAAAAGGTCAATCGGTTCAATACAAAATCCTAGATGTCAACTTAGATGCACAACGAATCAGCTGTGGACTCAAACAACTTTCTGAACATCCATACGAAGCTCTTCGCAAAAAATACCCACCGGGTACACTTGTAGAAGGTCGTGTGAAGTCGATTGTTAGTTTTGGTGTTTTCGTAGAAGTAGAACCAGGTTACGAAGGCCTAGTTCACATCTCTGAAATTCCAGATGGTCGTAACATCAAGTTAGAAGATCTTTACAAAGTGGGCGATTCCGTTCGCACAGTAGTTGTCAAAATCGAACCTAACAACAAAAAGATTTCTCTCTCTATCAAAGACTTTGATAAAGCAGTAGAACGTGAAGAGATGGCGAAATACATGAAGGAAGACAACCAACCTTCACGTGAATCCATCGGTTCATTTATGAATTTAAACCAAAACCGATAG
- a CDS encoding histidine kinase dimerization/phosphoacceptor domain -containing protein, with product MKLRNRNLDPERIADFECFRSGILELIVKNSPLNEVLNEIVLGIETLNPTMICTVVLIENSKIKIGAAPSLPKIYNDAIEGVQIGPETGSCGTAAYTGKRVIVENIETSPLWKNYKEIALRVGLLSCWSEPIKSHTNEIIGTFAIYHHEIASPSEFDIFIISETADLVSIAIEKSIVSTKLTESERRFRDFFEKNSSVMLIIEPNTGEIIDANQTAVQFYGYPHEILIKMKITDINMLPEEEVKQERMRALSEERSYFSFPHKLANEEIKQVEVYSTPIETSNRHLLFSIIHDVTERKIAEEKVKSLLSEKEMILREVHHRIKNNMTILFNLLDLQAKAQENEHISNSLKDATSRIKTMSLLYDKLYSGKAVHELRLDEYLIPLSQEIISLFPYQVKLETDVISIQLTSEQLQAVGIITNELLTNSLKYARDPSKELEIQIKVWKEEDNYHLFIKDNGKGFDTQMSNSENLGFGLTLVNMLTTQLSGKLKFQGNAGAEYNIVFPINRTRH from the coding sequence GTGAAGTTAAGAAATCGCAATCTGGATCCAGAACGAATTGCCGACTTCGAATGTTTCCGGAGCGGAATATTAGAACTCATTGTAAAAAATTCACCTCTTAATGAGGTTCTGAACGAAATTGTCCTTGGGATTGAGACACTGAATCCAACAATGATTTGTACCGTTGTCCTCATTGAGAATTCCAAAATCAAAATTGGAGCTGCCCCTTCTCTTCCTAAAATTTACAACGATGCCATCGAAGGAGTCCAGATTGGACCCGAAACAGGTTCCTGTGGAACAGCAGCATACACTGGCAAACGTGTGATTGTAGAAAATATTGAGACAAGTCCATTATGGAAAAACTACAAGGAAATTGCACTTCGTGTAGGTCTTCTTTCCTGTTGGTCAGAACCAATCAAGTCTCATACCAATGAAATCATTGGAACTTTTGCCATATACCACCATGAAATTGCAAGCCCGAGTGAGTTTGATATCTTTATCATTTCGGAAACAGCAGATTTAGTTAGCATAGCCATAGAAAAATCTATAGTCTCAACGAAACTAACGGAAAGCGAAAGAAGGTTTCGTGATTTTTTTGAAAAGAACTCTTCTGTGATGCTCATCATTGAACCAAATACTGGAGAGATTATCGATGCTAACCAAACAGCCGTTCAATTTTATGGATACCCACATGAAATACTAATTAAGATGAAAATTACAGATATCAATATGCTTCCCGAAGAAGAAGTCAAACAAGAACGGATGCGAGCACTCTCTGAAGAAAGAAGTTATTTTTCCTTTCCTCATAAATTGGCAAACGAAGAAATCAAACAAGTGGAAGTGTATTCCACTCCTATCGAAACAAGTAATAGACATCTATTGTTTTCAATCATCCATGATGTGACAGAAAGAAAAATCGCTGAAGAAAAAGTAAAATCTCTTCTTTCTGAAAAAGAAATGATATTACGAGAAGTACATCATAGGATTAAAAACAATATGACTATTTTGTTCAATCTCTTGGACTTACAGGCGAAAGCACAAGAGAACGAACATATTTCAAACTCTCTTAAAGATGCCACTAGCCGCATCAAAACCATGTCCCTACTCTATGATAAATTGTATTCCGGAAAAGCTGTACACGAATTGCGTTTAGATGAATACCTAATTCCTTTATCTCAAGAAATTATTTCGTTATTTCCTTATCAGGTAAAATTAGAAACAGATGTAATTAGCATACAACTTACTTCCGAACAATTACAGGCAGTTGGTATCATTACAAACGAACTTCTCACAAACAGTCTCAAATATGCAAGAGATCCATCAAAAGAATTGGAAATTCAAATTAAAGTTTGGAAAGAAGAAGATAATTACCATTTATTCATCAAGGATAATGGAAAAGGATTTGATACTCAAATGAGTAATTCAGAAAACCTTGGGTTTGGTTTGACTTTAGTTAATATGTTAACTACACAACTTTCCGGCAAACTTAAATTTCAAGGGAATGCCGGAGCAGAATACAATATAGTATTTCCAATTAATAGGACCCGCCATTAA
- the cmk gene encoding (d)CMP kinase — protein MSLSNIEKVIAIDGPAGSGKSTLARMIAQKIGYLYLDSGAYYRALTLAIWEKFLETKEDESKFPFYTEKLADASLLDRDEAEFGYSVAKIPVHCELSSAGENLMFLGDRDISREIRDPEITKKIRYIAPRRAFREILNRHIREFAKNHKLVMDGRDIGTEVFPKSKFKFFLTASVEVRAKRRYEELVAKGFKADLNHIKDEIVARDESDTTRTVAPLKQASDAILIDTSTLDTETVLNTILSKVSSSGQI, from the coding sequence ATGAGTCTCTCCAATATAGAAAAAGTCATTGCCATTGATGGGCCAGCCGGCTCTGGAAAAAGTACACTTGCTCGTATGATCGCCCAAAAAATTGGGTATCTCTACTTAGATTCTGGGGCTTATTACCGAGCACTAACTCTTGCTATATGGGAAAAGTTTTTAGAAACAAAAGAGGATGAGTCTAAGTTTCCATTTTATACAGAGAAATTGGCAGACGCAAGCCTTCTGGATAGAGACGAAGCAGAATTCGGATATTCAGTAGCAAAAATTCCCGTACATTGTGAACTTTCGTCGGCAGGTGAAAATTTAATGTTTCTGGGAGATAGGGACATAAGTCGCGAAATCCGCGATCCGGAGATCACCAAAAAGATCCGTTACATTGCCCCCCGAAGGGCCTTCCGAGAAATTTTAAACCGCCATATCCGAGAATTTGCAAAAAACCATAAATTGGTCATGGATGGTCGTGATATCGGCACAGAAGTATTTCCCAAATCCAAATTTAAATTTTTTCTGACTGCCTCTGTGGAAGTGCGGGCCAAACGCCGATACGAAGAATTAGTTGCAAAGGGTTTCAAAGCCGACCTAAACCACATAAAAGACGAAATTGTGGCCCGGGACGAAAGTGACACCACCCGTACTGTGGCACCCCTGAAGCAGGCTTCCGACGCAATCCTGATTGACACGAGCACCCTCGACACGGAAACTGTCCTAAATACTATCCTGTCCAAGGTTTCGTCCTCTGGGCAAATCTAA